In Euphorbia lathyris chromosome 2, ddEupLath1.1, whole genome shotgun sequence, the sequence TTTGCTAGATGGTTTTCCTTCTGTTTGTTCTGCACTTGGACAAAAACCAAACGCTCAGATGCTTCAGTTCGGAAGTGCACGCTTTCTTGACGGGTCAAAGTATGAGGGATTCTATGAAAGTTACTTGAAACTAGATGGTGGAGTTCCAAAAGGGGATGAAGTTTCTTGTATGACTGCTAAGAAAGTAGTAGATGATCCTTATGGAAGTTGCAAGGCTCTTAAAGAGTTCACTCATGATTCTGGAGAGAAAGAAAATAGAAGGAAATCGACAGTTATTATGGTCTCTTTGACAAGGAAATCTTGCGATGGAGAGGAAACAGCCCGATTCTGTGAGTACATAAACACTTCTATGGTTTAAACATGAAAAAGAACTACTTGCAGTCTTGTCCGTAAATGATTTGAGTATGAGGATCATTCCTTAATGACCATTAATTGATGCAGCTGAGAGATTGTTATACCGCCCACGTGCGGGATTTCAAATTCCAGTTTGCAAAGAAGAGAAACCTGTTCCCGGATGCTGGTCTGAGGTCCCATCTTCAGTTTTCAAACTCCGCGGAGAGAACTATTTCAGGCATGTTATTGATTATTCTTTCTATCAGAGTCATCTCTGCATATGCTTCGAAATGTTGGCTTGTGTTCTAATTGACTTTCTATGCTTATGCAGAGATAAACAAAAGTGCTCTGCTCCAACTTTCAGTCCATATGTACCAATTGGCgttgacttattttcctgcTCGAAAAAGATAAATCACATTGCTCAACACCTTGAACTTCCTAATGTTCAACCACATGATCAAGTGCCTTCACTTCTGATTGTAAACATACAGGTTAGTCTGACCGAACAAGAGAAAATTCGCACTTGTCTTGTGTGAACTTGCTTGTTCTATTGACATAGTTGGAATCTATAATGAAATTAGCTAGGTGCTTATTGGCGGCGTATAATGTATTGATGATGGGTGGCTTTTTTGCAGCTTCCTACTTATCCCGTTGTCATGTTCCAAGGCGAAGCCGATGGAGAAGGCATGAGCCTTGTATTATACTTTAAGCTATCTGAGAATTTCGATAAAGAGGTCTCTCCTCATTTTCTAGAGAGCATTAAGGTACCTTACGATAACGGTTTCTTTACAACTTTTTTCTTGACTATTAATTGCCTAGAATGTAAAGCTATGACCTTTTCCGATGAAACTTCCGAATTGAGGTGTAGAAACCTTCCATCAAAGTTTCCTGAAATTGTCATATTTTCAATGAATTGTAATATTTTCACCAGTTACTTATGTTCTTTTCCATCTCAGAAACTGGTTGAGGATGAAAAGGAGAAGGTTAGAGGCTTTACAAAGGAATCAACAGTTTCTTTCCGTGAAAGGCTAAAGATTCTTGCAGGAGTGgttaatccagaggacttgcAGTTAGGTTCAGCAGAAAGAAAGCTTATAAATGCATATAACGACAAGCCAGTTCTGTCACGCCCTCAGCACGAGTTCTATAAGGTAAAGATCATCTACTTTGGCAAGATTTCCAGAATGCTTTTATCAAGGAAATCAGGTGACTAAAAGCCTGAAATTTAATGTAATGCAGGGAGCTAATTACTTCGAGATTGATCTTGATATACATCGGTTCAGCTACATATCTCGAAAAGGACTCGAAGCATTCCGAGATAGAATGAAGAACGGAATAGCTAATGTGGGGTTAACCATCCAGGTATTGATGTAGTTACTAAAAGCTTATGCAGATTGTAGTGCAGCAGTAATTGAATTGAGAATGATACGAATGATGGTTTTTGCAGGCACAAAAACCGGAGGAGCTTCCGGAGCAAGTGCTGTGCAGTGTACGGTTGAAcaagattgattttgtaaatcaTGGACAAATCCCAACAATTGTAACTAGGGATGATTGAATTTTGAATAGGCAACATGAGCTATGAGGCATGCCTATACAGCAATTACTTCATCTCAGATTGAGCTAGCTGGTTTTTGTAGACGAAATCAATATTATTCATCACCTGTGCTGAAGATTTAAATGGAAAGAAAATTCATTTTTCCCCCTCTTAACTACAtcttatttataaaaaagaatataaattatttttcttatttcataTGGCAATCTACTGCTACCCCATAATATGATATGATGTTGTAAGTTGTTACTATAGAAGGATATGTTTGTTTGTTACATTATGTGTTCATGTGAATGTCATTATGTATTTGTTAGTTGTAGCGTAATGCCTTTGGAACCTCAAGGGCTGGAAACCCAATATAAACAATATACTTAGCTTATATAGATAAGGTTTTCCCTACAATTAACAATTAAGAAAAAGTATTGGCCCTATTAGTAGCCCTATAGCCGTCACATCAGCCTAAGCATGTTGTACATTTATTATATTGACTTATTCTGTAACACTCCTTCAAACtgaaacataaattttaatCATGCTTAGCTTGCTACACGTATAGATGACATAGTCTTAGAAACAATACACCCAAGATACTTTAGAATATACAATATAATTCGGGAATTTAATAGCTGCCTAAACATGCTATATGAGATATAGGTATAAACCTAAGGTGGTGCCATATGCAACTCCTCATCAATAAACCCATGTTATTGATGTCAACCTGGTGAATTGGTCAGTGTCTAGTTGCTGCAATggtaagaaaaataaaacatttacagccaatagcaattttatcccaaacatttaaaatgatgcaattttactctcAAAGTTAtcagttcgtttaaaaaaattatattttgtgtgatttaataatagaattggaagttaatatttattaattcggtgaaatattttgaatttttttgtccaactcgtaaaaTAGACTCATATATTGTGATAGAACAATAGTAGACCGTGTTTAAAACTGTTTTTGGTACAACAATGACATTCTACCCAAAATTGATTtcgtagttttttttttctaggaATTGCGAGACTAACTCAATATGGTTCAGAAGTTAAGGCTCATAACTCGTGATGTTGTTAATACCTACGATTTCCTACGCGTCAATTCCGACAAGGTTGCACCAATATGAACATTATGGATTTTGTTATTGTAATAACCcaattttaattaatcaaaacaagaaTAATAGTAAGCAAAGTCAATAAGAATGAAAACTGAAATTTCATATAAATAAACTATAGAACTCATTCAGTGATTACATCTCTGACTTGGAAGAGGAACTCTCAAGCTTGGTGCTTCTTcgatgatgatgaggatgaaagaTGCAAGAGCAATGTTTATTAATTGCTAAAGTTCTAAATGCCTTGGGAATGAGAATCCAATggcttttaaaaagaaaatcacAAGCCTCGACggcaaaattataaataaaagtaCATAAAACCTAAATAAGAAGTGTTGGAAAAAAGGACGCAATTTCTGAAGCTCAGTACGACATGCTGGCTGAAGCAGCATGGCGTGCTCGAGTGTTAAGTGGTCCCAATCAGAGCTCAatgagaaaagaatttgaaacAATAAGAATTTTGCTTATGGTGAGAATAAAATCCAGAGAGTTTATCGTTATAAATCGTGGGTTTGGTTTTGACTCGCTTATTAAACGTGGGTTTCGTGGCGCAACAATACCTCCCTCTTTCAATGGAAACTTGTCCTTAAGGTTTAAGAAGCGGTGTCGAATAACCTCGACATCTTTCCAAGTGGAATCCTCAGCTGAAAAATTCTTCCATTTAATTAAACATTATGCAGTATTAGAGCCACGATGGATCCAATGTTTGTCCAGAATTGCCCCCGGTTCGACAACAAATACACCATCATCAGAGACTGGGGGAAGAATTAGAGAAGTAGCATGAGAAGGGCCAATATGCTTTTTTAACATAGAAATATCAAATGTGGGATGTATTTTTGACCTTGGAGGCAGCTTCAATTTGTAAGCAACTTGTCCATTAAAAATGACTTACAAGCTTCTGTGATACCTTTCGAAAAACAGAATGTTGGTGCTACGGTTGCAGCTTCAACAAAATCAGTTCACCCACTTGAAAGGATATATCTCTGCACTTAGTGTCTGCTTGTTGCTTCATTCTATttgtacaacaacaacaacaacaaagccttagtcccgaaatgattcggggtcggctaacatgaaccatcatataaaaccgtgaaatcaagtcgtgtcagcgacacaaattcgctccctccactccgtcctatccactaccgtattttcctcaattcccaataaactcatatcactctcgatcaccctcctccaagtttgcttaggtcttcccctacccctcaccactacatccctttgccactctttggttctcctaaccggcgcatcaagcgctctacgtctcacatggccaaaccaccttagtcggttttctctcattttattctcaatagacgtgacccctacttttgtcctaattatttcattacgcacccggtcctttctcgtatgaccacacatccatctcaacatacgcatctccgccaccgacatcttatggatgtggcagtgtttcactgcccaacactctgtaccatataacaatgctggtctaattgccgtccggtagaattttcccttcaatctattaggcatgccgggatcacaaaggaaacccgtagcactcttccacttcgaccaaccagctttaatcctatgagcaacatctccatctacttctccatccgtttggataatagatgctaaataccggaagcaatctgaGGCCTGAACCAACTttctctccactccttctttcgtctcatcaaccaacacaatatcatctgcaaacagcatgcaccatggtataccatcttgaagtgaacttgttagttcatccataacgatggcaaaaagaaatgggcttagtgcggaaccttgatgcactccaatcgtaataagaaactcttcagtcttcccaacactagtacgtacactcgtgcatactctctcatacatgtcctttatgatgtcaatatatttccgcgaaatgcctttccttatcaaggcccaccaaagtacttacattggtaccttatcatatgctttctccaagtcaatgaaaaccatatgcaagtctttcttcttatttcgatagtgctccattaattgtctcattagatggatggcttccatagttgatcttcccggcataaagccaaactggttttccgagatcttcaccgtcctccttagcctttgttcgatcacgcgctcccaaagtttcatagtgtgactcattaatttgattccccgatagttggcacaatcttggacatcgcctttgttcttatacaaagggattaagatacttttcctccattctgatggcatcttattgtttctccaaattttgttgaagaatgtcatcaaccattcgattcctctttctcccaaacatctccaaatctcaatagggatgccatcaggtcctactgctttcttcaacttcatcttacttaatgccattttgacttcacccttttgaattctccacaggcattcatgatttatcatatcgtgatggatacttatatctccaacatcttgttggcgatctccattaaataagtcatcaaaataggacctccatcgttccttgatatccttatctccaactaggactttctggtccacatccttcacacatttaacttttccgagatctcgcgtcttcctatctctcatccgagcaattctatatatgtctctttccccttctttcgtatccaatcttgtatacagatcccgattcacctttgctctagcatctcgtatgaccttctttacttcccttttagcctctttgtatttttcgtagttctcgtcactcctacatttccccaatagtttataggattctctcttactctttactgcttgtcgtacttcttctgtccaccaagatgtgtccttacccggtgtcatgctacctttagattcccctagaacctccttcgctacttcccttatgctatgctccatcttattccatatcgaatctatatctaaatccatattgcaagtccaaatatcttttttggtcatctcatccacaaatttttgttgattctccccttgcaatttccaccacttaatcttagtctctacttgtggtgtttgttttcttatacatttcctacttcgaaaatctagcaccactactctatgttgagttgtcgtactctcaccagggatcaccttacaatcaatataactctttctctaagcactgcttactaagaagaagtcaatttggctcgcattaccgccactccgataagtcactaagtgggatattctcttcataaaccatgtgttcatgatactcaagtcataggctgatgcaaATTCCAAAatgtcatttcctgcttcattcttatctccaaaatcATACCCttcatgaacactctcaaacccctctcgcctagaacccacgtgtccattgagatcaccccaggaccattttttcatccctaggaacctgttgcaccacttcctctaagtcatcccaaaaagcttgtcttatagacacatctaatcctatttgtggcgcatatgcactaatgacattcacaacctcatcccctatcactagcttaacactcataattctatcgctcttcctagacactgctactacatcatcaatatactccctatcaataagaatacctactccatttctacccttatcctttcctgagtaccaaagcttataaccccaaggagctatctctctagccttggctccaacccacttggtttcttgtaggcacagtatatttattctcctcctcttcataacatctacaatttcggctaatcttcctgtcaaagaacctatgttccatgtcccaaagcgtaacctactacccttacccctacccctaccattaccgtggactagcttatttacccgcaacccttgcgtatttgacaccacccccgggtcctggggtggcgcgccgcttcggggcgacgacctatcaacccttgcacatttatcactacactcgggtctaggaagtgcagcgcgtcgctgagtagggaacgccccaacgatatttatattatggttcatgtcataagatgtggctaagttttacgctggccgccacaaacctaccgcaaccctcctcctttgtccagGCTTGGGACCgactgtaaaggccaccaagtgaccctcacaggcggagttgcTTCATTCTATTTCTAGCAGACAATAAATTTTGTTTGAGAGCCTTCAACAACTCATCACGATCAACAAGTTGCTTGTCAACTTCATGAACCCGACTACTACCGTCAAAGTAAATTGGTATAGCTAGTGGAGGTCTTCCATATAGAGCTTGAAATGAGGGCCATCTTGATAGAGGAATTGTATGTTGTATTATACCAAAATTCAGCCTATGGTAAAAAAGGCAGCCATTTGCTTGAGTGTTGATGAACAAAGCTGCGAAGGTATTGTTCAAGGCAATGATTAACAACTGCAAATTGGCCATCTGTTTAAGAGTGGTAGGACGAGCTCAACTTCTATTCAGTTTCGGACAATTTAAAGAATTCCTACCAAAACAAAGTCAGAAATATAGGGACACAGTCACTAACAATTGATTTTAGCATGCCATGGAGTTTTACCACGCTATCCACAAATATTTCGGCTATATTTTTAGCCGTATATGGATGTGATAATGCTACAAAGTGGGCCGATTTGCTGAGTCGATCCACAATGATAAATATATGCGTCTTTCTATGAGATGGGAGAAGTCCATCAATGAAATCCATCGTGATGTCCTCCCAAACTTGACATGGGACTGGAAGAGGTTGCAAGAGCCCTGCTAGAAATAAAgctttatattttgttttttgacAAGTAAGCCATGAGGCTACAtaatctttcattgtttgaaaCATGAACGACCAATAGAATTGTTGTGCAAGCCTCTTGTATGTTCGCAATACTCCAGAATGGCTGCCAATAGGAGAATTATAAAATTCCCTTAGCAATTGAG encodes:
- the LOC136217787 gene encoding uncharacterized protein gives rise to the protein MGGCVSTNNNPKRTRPHRRRFKKSSKSCGKISSSMGDVPITRFSNAGIGDFALSEFVHLDFEKGAATTCRRSEASNKNFHLTQLQWNHSQIAANGICQEEVWFDSVSIIDSDSDDDFSSVHGDGFPSVCSALGQKPNAQMLQFGSARFLDGSKYEGFYESYLKLDGGVPKGDEVSCMTAKKVVDDPYGSCKALKEFTHDSGEKENRRKSTVIMVSLTRKSCDGEETARFSERLLYRPRAGFQIPVCKEEKPVPGCWSEVPSSVFKLRGENYFRDKQKCSAPTFSPYVPIGVDLFSCSKKINHIAQHLELPNVQPHDQVPSLLIVNIQLPTYPVVMFQGEADGEGMSLVLYFKLSENFDKEVSPHFLESIKKLVEDEKEKVRGFTKESTVSFRERLKILAGVVNPEDLQLGSAERKLINAYNDKPVLSRPQHEFYKGANYFEIDLDIHRFSYISRKGLEAFRDRMKNGIANVGLTIQAQKPEELPEQVLCSVRLNKIDFVNHGQIPTIVTRDD